One window of the Salvelinus fontinalis isolate EN_2023a chromosome 2, ASM2944872v1, whole genome shotgun sequence genome contains the following:
- the LOC129867900 gene encoding NACHT, LRR and PYD domains-containing protein 3-like, translating into MFKRILSPELPEGFESQKQDKEVVDAEDEKQESSAREGALKITLHVLRKMNQKELADTLEKYSDELAVICQRELKSNLKKKFQCVFEGIAKQGNPTLLNKIYTELYITEGGTGEVNNEHELRQIETTARKQARPETAIKCNDIFKPLTGQDKLIRTVLTKGVAGIGKTVSVQKFILDWAEGKANQDVQFVFSFPFRELNLMKGDKHTFIELP; encoded by the exons ATGTTCAAGAggattcttagtccagaactcccagaaggctttgagagtcagaagcaggataaggaagtggtggatgctgaagatgagaagcaggagagcagtgccagagagggggctctgaagatcacactgcacgtcctgaggaaaatgaaccagaaggagcttgctgacacactggagaaat ATTCAGATGAGCTTGCTGTGATTTGCcaacgtgaactcaaatctaatctaaagaagaagtttcaatgtgtatttgaggggatcgctaaacaaggaaacccaacacttctcaataagatctacacagagctctacatcacagagggtggaacaggagaggtcaataatgaacatgagctgagacagattgagacaacagccaggaaacaagcaagaccagagactgcaatcaaatgtaacgacatcttcaaacccttaactggacaagacaaacttatcagaactgtgctgacaaagggagtcgctggcattggaaaaacagtctctgtgcagaagttcattctggactgggctgaaggaaaagcaaatcaggatgtccaatttgtattttcattcccttttcgggagctgaatttgatgaaaggggacaaacacactttcattgaact TCCTTGA